The following proteins are encoded in a genomic region of Takifugu flavidus isolate HTHZ2018 chromosome 3, ASM371156v2, whole genome shotgun sequence:
- the LOC130523412 gene encoding H(+)/Cl(-) exchange transporter 4, which produces MEAAEGVSSTTTPTEEMNGAGNLMDFLDEPFPDVGTYEDFHTIDWLREKSRDTDRHRKITSKSKESIWELIKSLLDAWSGWVVMLLIGLLSGTLAGVIDLAVDWMTDLKEGVCLSAFWYSHEQCCWTSNETTFDDRDKCPQWQKWAELMTGHTEGAGVYLLNYFLYILWALLFSFLAVSLVRVFAPYACGSGIPEIKTILSGFIIRGYLGKWTLLIKTVTLVLAVSSGLSLGKEGPLVHVACCCGNLFCSLFSKYSKNEGKRREVLSAAAAAGVSVAFGAPIGGVLFSLEEVSYYFPLKTLWRSFFAALVAAFTLRSINPFGNSRLVLFYVEYHTPWYMAELVPFILLGVFGGLWGTLFIRANIAWCRRRKTTQLGKYPVLEVIAVTGITAILAFPNPYTRRSTSELISELFNDCGALESSQLCDYINNPNMSRPVDDIPDRPAGPGVYRALWQLALALIFKIVITIFTFGMKIPSGLFIPSMAVGAIAGRIVGITVEQMAYHHHDWIIFRNWCRPGADCVTPGLYAMVGAAACLGGVTRMTVSLVVIMFELTGGLEYIVPLMAAAVTSKWVADAFGKEGIYESHIQLNGYPYLDVRDEFTHRTLATDVMRPRRSDPPLAVLTQDATTVEDVETLIKDTDYNGFPVVVSRESERLIGFVQRRDLTLAIKNARQKQDGVVSSSVVYFTEDAPQLPASNPQPLKLRRILNLSPFTVTDHTPMETVVDIFRKLGLRQCLVTRSGRLLGIITKKDVLRHMAQMMNQDPESIMFN; this is translated from the exons ATGGAGGCCGCTGAAG gtgtcagcagcaccaccactcCCACAGAGGAGATGAATGGAGCTGGAAACCTGATGGATTTCCTGGACGAACCATTTCCTGACGTGGGCACCTATGAGGACTTTCACACTATCGACTGGCTGAGGGAGAAATCCCGGGACACTGACCGCCACCGCAAG ATCACCAGTAAGAGTAAAGAGTCAATCTGGGAGTTGATTAAGAGCTTGCTGGATGCCTGGTCAGGGTGGGTTGTGATGCTGCTCATCGGACTGCTCTCTG GCACGCTGGCAGGGGTGATCGACCTGGCCGTGGACTGGATGACAGACCTGAAGGAAGGCGTGTGTCTGTCGGCCTTCTGGTACAGCCACGAGCAGTGCTGCTGGACGTCGAACGAGACCACGTTTGACGACCGGGACAAGTGTCCGCAGTGGCAGAAGTGGGCCGAACTGATGACGGGACACACGGAG GGGGCAGGAGTGTACCTATTGAACTACTTCCTGTACATCCTGTGggctctgctgttttccttcctggCCGTGTCCCTGGTGCGAGTGTTTGCTCCGTACGCCTGCGGTTCCGGAATCCCAGAG ATCAAGACGATCCTGAGCGGCTTCATCATCCGGGGTTACCTCGGGAAATGGACCCTGCTGATTAAGACGGTGACCTTGGTCCTTGCAGTGTCGTCGGGTCTCAGTCTGGGGAAGGAGGGCCCTCTGGTCCACGTGGCCTGTTGCTGCGGAAACCTCTTCTGTAGTCTGTTTTCCAAGTACAGCAAGAACGAAGGGAAGCGTCGTGAG GTGTTGTCGGCCGCTGCGGCAGCTGGGGTGTCGGTGGCTTTTGGGGCACCCATCGGAGGAGTTCTCTTCAGCCTGGAAGAG GTCAGTTATTATTTCCCCCTCAAGACTTTATGGCGCTCCTTCTTCGCTGCGCTCGTTGCCGCCTTCACGTTGAGGTCCATCAACCCATTTGGCAACAGCCGCCTGGTTCTCTTCTACGTGGAGTACCATACCCCGTGGTACATGGCCGAGCTGGTGCCGTTCATCCTGCTGGGTGTGTTTGGCGGCCTATGGGGGACCCTCTTCATCCGGGCCAACATTGCATGGTGCCGACGCAGGAAGACGACCCAGTTAGGGAAGTACCCCGTCCTGGAGGTCATCGCTGTGACTGGCATCACTGCCATATTGGCGTTCCCCAACCCGTACACCCGCCGCAGCACCAGCGAGCTCATCTCCGAGCTCTTCAACGACTGCGGCGCGCTGGAATCTTCTCAGCTCTGCGACTACATCAACAACCCCAACATGAGCCGGCCTGTGGATGACATTCCGGACCGGCCGGCGGGGCCTGGGGTTTACAGGGCCCTGTGGCAGCTCGCCCTCGCTCTCATCTTCAAGATCGTCATCACCATTTTCACTTTCGGCATGAAG ATCCCGTCAGGTCTCTTTATCCCCAGCATGGCGGTCGGAGCGATCGCCGGCCGGATCGTTGGAATCACCGTGGAACAGATGGCCTACCACCACCACGACTGGATCATCTTCAGGAACTGGTGCCGGCCCGGCGCAGACTGCGTCACACCGGGACTCTACGCTATGGTGGGAGCGGCGGCGTGTCTGG GCGGCGTGACCAGGATGACCGTGTCTCTAGTGGTCATCATGTTTGAGCTCACCGGTGGTTTGGAGTACATCGTCCCCCTCATGGCCGCCGCCGTCACCAGCAAGTGGGTGGCAGACGCCTTTGGGAAGGAGGGGATCTACGAGTCGCACATCCAACTGAACGGTTACCCATACCTGGACGTCCGTGACGAGTTCACCCACCGCACCCTGGCCACCGACGTGATGCGACCGCGCAGGAGCGACCCGCCTCTCGCCGTCCTCACCCAGGACGCCACCACCGTGGAGGACGTGGAGACGTTGATCAAAGACACAGATTACAACGGCTTCCCAGTGGTTGTGTCCAGAGAGTCGGAGAGGCTCATCGGCTTCGTGCAAAGGCGAGACCTCACGCTCGCCATCA AAAACGCCCGTCAGAAGCAGGACGGCGTGGTGAGCAGCTCCGTGGTCTACTTCACCGAGGACGCGCCGCAGCTGCCGGCCAGTAATCCGCAGCCTCTGAAGCTGCGGCGCATCCTGAACCTCAGCCCCTTCACCGTCACCGACCACACCCCCATGGAGACGGTGGTGGACATCTTCCGGAAGCTGGGCCTGCGTCAGTGTCTGGTCACCAGGAGTGG GCGTCTCCTGGGTATCATCACCAAGAAGGACGTCCTGCGACACATGGCTCAGATGATGAACCAGGACCCagagtccatcatgttcaactag